GGCCAGCGCACCCTTGCCTGGGAAGTAACGGTACAGGCTGCCGGTGGCGACGCCTGCGGTCGCGGCCAGCCCGCTCATGTTCAGCGCTGCGAACCCGCCCTCGGCGACCTGTTGCATGCCGCAATCAAGGATGTGCTCGCGCAGCGCCTTATCGCGCTCCGCTCGTGCTTCGGTGGTCCGATACGCCATGGTCTGAATCCGGATTCATATCATGGACACAGTGAAGCAGCATTCGCTGAAAGGTACAGGTGGGAGATTGATCAGATTGCAGGGGAATTCGGCCAGCAGGGGTCGCCGGCCAGGAATTCAGTCGAGGAAAATAATGACGACTTCCTTGATGATGAAGGCAGCCACGCCCAGGCCCAGGCCAAAGAACAGCACAGCGGTGCCCCAGCGGCCAGCCTGTGATTTCTTGGCCAGGTCCCAGACGATGAAACCCATGAAAGCGACCAGGCCGAGCAGCATCACCGGCATGGCTATGGCTTCAAATTGTTGATAATCCAAATCCGACCTCCCTCGTAAAAGGCGCGAATGATACAGCGCGGGCTCGCAGGATACCTCTTCGCGCCTTACTGCAGACCCATGTGCTGCAGGGGGAGTTCGGTCGAGCTGATCACCCGATTGAGCATGAAGCTCGAGCGCACGCTGGAGACACCCTCGATACGGGTGAGCTTGCCTAGCAGAAACTGCTGATAATGCTCCATATCCGGGACCACCACGCGTAGCTGGTAATCGGCATCCATTCCAGTCACCAGGCAG
The nucleotide sequence above comes from Halopseudomonas xinjiangensis. Encoded proteins:
- a CDS encoding DUF2788 domain-containing protein, which translates into the protein MPVMLLGLVAFMGFIVWDLAKKSQAGRWGTAVLFFGLGLGVAAFIIKEVVIIFLD